In Jeotgalibaca arthritidis, a single genomic region encodes these proteins:
- a CDS encoding toxic anion resistance protein, which produces MENKDQTVNKELEDLLANPFADPYANPAAQVDGKQELKETVVADKLIDRLPEERQKQAVALAGQIDEKNMQAIISYGAAAQKQLGEFSHSMLSHVQNQDTGEIGDSLNELMFKLNETSPSDLRAEDNNIFRKMFSKVKQSVYEMTAKYQQIGAQIDKIAVKLDREKNGLLNDNIMLEQLYKKNEDYFHALNIYIAAGEVKLQELSSQTIPAAIELAEQSKSQMDVQIVNDLNQFLDRLEKRTHDLRLARQMTIQQAPQIRLIQNTNQALAEKIQASIHTAIPLWKNQVAIAMTLLRQKDAVTAQRQVSQTTNDLMLKNSEMLKISAIETAKENERGVIDIETLEQTQKDLVETLQETLKIQQEGRIKRREAETELSHMENELRDHLLSLQKEENRLNQ; this is translated from the coding sequence ATGGAAAATAAAGATCAAACTGTTAATAAAGAACTAGAAGATTTACTAGCTAATCCATTTGCTGATCCGTATGCTAATCCAGCTGCCCAAGTAGATGGTAAACAAGAACTAAAAGAAACCGTCGTAGCTGACAAGCTAATCGATCGTTTACCAGAAGAACGACAAAAACAAGCTGTTGCTCTGGCTGGTCAAATTGATGAAAAAAATATGCAAGCGATCATTAGTTATGGCGCTGCTGCTCAAAAACAATTAGGTGAATTCTCACATTCTATGCTCTCTCATGTCCAAAACCAAGATACTGGTGAGATTGGCGATTCATTAAATGAGTTGATGTTTAAACTAAATGAGACAAGCCCTTCTGATTTAAGAGCAGAAGATAACAATATTTTCCGTAAGATGTTTAGTAAAGTAAAACAAAGCGTTTATGAAATGACCGCTAAATACCAACAGATCGGCGCTCAAATCGATAAAATTGCCGTGAAGCTAGATCGAGAAAAGAATGGCTTGTTAAATGATAATATTATGCTTGAACAACTTTACAAAAAGAATGAAGATTACTTTCATGCCCTTAATATTTATATTGCTGCCGGCGAAGTAAAACTTCAAGAACTATCAAGTCAGACGATTCCGGCTGCGATTGAGCTAGCCGAACAGTCAAAAAGCCAGATGGATGTCCAAATTGTTAATGACTTAAATCAGTTTTTAGACCGTTTAGAAAAACGAACACATGACTTAAGACTAGCACGACAAATGACCATCCAACAAGCACCACAAATCCGTTTGATTCAAAACACTAATCAAGCTTTAGCTGAGAAAATACAAGCGTCAATCCATACCGCTATTCCGTTATGGAAAAACCAAGTAGCTATTGCCATGACCTTGCTTCGTCAAAAAGATGCCGTAACTGCGCAACGACAAGTGTCGCAAACAACCAATGATTTAATGCTGAAAAATTCAGAAATGTTGAAAATATCAGCTATTGAAACAGCTAAAGAAAATGAACGAGGTGTGATTGATATCGAAACCTTGGAACAAACCCAAAAAGACTTAGTTGAAACCCTTCAAGAGACTTTGAAAATCCAACAAGAAGGTCGCATTAAGCGTCGCGAAGCTGAAACAGAATTGTCACACATGGAAAATGAACTGCGTGACCACCTACTCAGTCTTCAAAAAGAAGAAAATCGCTTAAATCAATAA
- the cspD gene encoding cold-shock protein CspD yields the protein MEQGKVKWFNGEKGFGFIEVEGGDDVFVHFSAIQGDGFKTLEEGQDVEFDIVEGNRGAQAANVVKL from the coding sequence ATGGAACAAGGTAAAGTAAAATGGTTTAACGGTGAAAAAGGATTCGGATTTATCGAAGTTGAAGGCGGAGACGACGTATTCGTTCACTTCTCAGCAATTCAAGGCGACGGCTTCAAAACACTTGAAGAAGGCCAAGATGTTGAATTTGACATTGTTGAAGGAAACCGCGGAGCTCAAGCAGCTAACGTTGTAAAATTATAA
- a CDS encoding 5'-methylthioadenosine/adenosylhomocysteine nucleosidase has translation MIGIIGAMEEETRVLLGVMSDKKTEKIHHLEYTSGKIGETDVVITQSGIGKVNSALATAFLIDRYQADLVINTGSAGAIKSGLAVGDVVVAEQLAYHDVDAMAFGYEKGQVPQMPARYMSDVKSVEAIMAAAQVVGLNPSRGFIVSSDSFIASKEEINRIKAEFPEAAATEMEGASIAQTCFNMSVPFVVVRAMSDSADEEASMSFDDFIIEAGKKSAEMVIEYVKRYSH, from the coding sequence ATGATCGGTATTATTGGCGCAATGGAAGAAGAAACACGTGTATTACTTGGTGTAATGTCGGATAAAAAAACAGAAAAAATTCATCATTTAGAATATACCTCTGGGAAAATTGGCGAAACAGATGTTGTCATTACCCAATCAGGAATAGGAAAAGTAAACTCAGCATTGGCAACAGCGTTTTTAATTGATCGTTATCAAGCTGATTTGGTTATTAATACGGGATCAGCAGGAGCGATTAAGTCAGGATTAGCTGTGGGAGATGTCGTTGTAGCTGAGCAATTGGCTTACCATGATGTTGATGCGATGGCATTTGGCTATGAAAAAGGACAAGTTCCTCAGATGCCTGCCCGTTACATGAGCGATGTGAAAAGTGTAGAGGCTATTATGGCTGCTGCTCAAGTGGTAGGGTTGAATCCATCTAGAGGCTTTATTGTATCCAGTGATTCGTTTATCGCTAGTAAAGAAGAAATTAACCGTATTAAGGCAGAATTTCCAGAAGCAGCAGCAACGGAAATGGAAGGAGCGTCAATCGCCCAAACGTGTTTTAATATGTCTGTTCCGTTTGTTGTAGTACGAGCGATGTCTGATAGTGCAGATGAAGAAGCATCTATGTCTTTTGATGACTTTATTATCGAAGCTGGAAAAAAATCAGCTGAAATGGTTATTGAATATGTGAAGCGTTATTCTCATTGA
- a CDS encoding siderophore ABC transporter substrate-binding protein — protein MGKNKLVKLTYSMAVAALLLGACSTANEATESEAVESATTESIVESSVEEVATTVAITDAHGTVTVPINPKNVVVLDNRTFETLADWSIELAAVPKGVMPADSPYVSDENVKDIGNHREPNLEIIAAVEPELVIVGQRFASYYEEIKELVPNAAVIDLNIDVSEDSETPGENLVNGLKDSTVALGQIFEKEAEAEQLIADFDAAIEAAKSVYNGADTVMSLVVSGGDIGFSAPHSGRVWGPMYEIFGWVPALEVEKFSSDHEGDEVSVEAIAQSNPDWIFVLDRDAAVSSNEDAVPAQDVIDNAPALQNVIAITEGQIVYAPNDTYTNESIQTYLELFNNLAETLAK, from the coding sequence ATGGGAAAAAATAAATTGGTTAAATTGACATATAGTATGGCTGTAGCTGCCTTATTGTTGGGAGCGTGTTCAACAGCGAATGAGGCAACAGAATCAGAAGCAGTAGAATCAGCTACAACGGAATCCATTGTTGAGTCATCAGTTGAAGAAGTTGCAACAACAGTGGCTATTACAGATGCACATGGTACTGTAACAGTTCCAATCAACCCTAAAAATGTAGTTGTGTTAGATAACCGTACCTTTGAAACATTAGCTGATTGGAGTATTGAATTAGCTGCTGTACCTAAAGGTGTCATGCCAGCAGACTCTCCTTATGTGAGTGACGAAAATGTGAAGGATATTGGTAACCACCGCGAACCTAATCTTGAAATTATTGCAGCAGTTGAACCAGAGTTGGTTATTGTTGGACAACGTTTTGCTAGTTATTACGAGGAAATAAAAGAACTTGTACCGAATGCAGCTGTTATTGATTTGAATATTGATGTTTCTGAAGACTCAGAAACACCTGGTGAAAATCTTGTTAATGGACTAAAAGATTCTACTGTAGCCCTAGGACAAATCTTTGAAAAAGAAGCCGAAGCAGAACAACTAATTGCAGACTTTGATGCAGCAATTGAGGCTGCTAAGTCAGTATACAATGGAGCAGACACAGTGATGAGTTTAGTTGTTTCAGGCGGGGATATTGGATTCTCTGCACCACATTCTGGACGTGTTTGGGGACCAATGTATGAGATCTTTGGTTGGGTACCTGCACTAGAAGTTGAGAAATTTTCTTCTGATCATGAGGGGGATGAAGTTTCTGTTGAGGCAATTGCTCAAAGTAATCCAGATTGGATTTTTGTTCTTGACCGTGATGCAGCAGTATCATCCAACGAAGATGCTGTCCCTGCGCAAGACGTGATTGATAATGCACCTGCTTTGCAAAATGTAATAGCTATTACTGAAGGACAAATTGTCTACGCACCAAATGATACTTACACCAATGAATCAATTCAAACTTACCTCGAACTGTTTAACAACTTAGCTGAAACATTAGCGAAATAG
- a CDS encoding NUDIX domain-containing protein — MEFEEKTLTKEIIFDGVLVHLEREEVLLPNGKTSIREIIRHPGAVAVMPFTADGKMVLVRQYRKPLERTVVEIPAGKLEKDDTHPLEAAKRELEEETHYSASRWEEIETMYPTPAYLDEKFTIYLAEGLEIVENPLPQDEDEFVEVVLCSYQEALALRESGEICDAKTLYALLYWKLRLLEKEA, encoded by the coding sequence ATGGAGTTTGAAGAAAAAACCCTTACGAAAGAAATAATTTTTGATGGCGTACTTGTTCATTTAGAGAGAGAAGAAGTCCTGCTTCCTAATGGAAAAACATCTATTAGAGAAATTATCCGTCATCCTGGTGCTGTAGCAGTGATGCCTTTTACGGCCGATGGAAAGATGGTTTTGGTCCGTCAATATCGCAAACCGTTAGAACGGACAGTCGTAGAAATTCCAGCAGGTAAGCTAGAAAAAGATGATACTCATCCATTAGAGGCAGCCAAAAGGGAACTAGAAGAAGAAACCCATTATTCAGCAAGTCGTTGGGAAGAGATTGAGACTATGTATCCAACTCCTGCTTACTTAGATGAAAAATTTACAATCTATCTCGCAGAAGGGTTGGAAATTGTAGAAAATCCACTACCTCAGGATGAGGATGAATTTGTTGAAGTTGTCCTATGTAGCTACCAAGAAGCATTAGCGCTTAGAGAAAGTGGAGAAATTTGTGATGCTAAGACGCTATATGCGCTGCTCTATTGGAAACTTCGCTTATTAGAAAAGGAAGCTTAA
- a CDS encoding 5-bromo-4-chloroindolyl phosphate hydrolysis family protein translates to MFQTIKKSFIYTFSNVGCLIALAVFFFVFEFDIITSLVLTLVMGAILFHYRSKTTTKKNKQPLAKVSSQKEEFYHSKGLTKDEIQLFRKTMHTAREHIYAIEKSTNKSNKVKAIAIRHNTIAIIKDFFKHIVEQPNRLHEVNHFLYTYLPNLKEMTESYIEIDGHLAKTKETYQSLETSSKTMEDLCQLITKDYLSFMSNDIDDLDMEVELANHVLNRDNKENEPLSDDY, encoded by the coding sequence ATGTTTCAAACAATCAAAAAAAGCTTTATTTATACATTTTCAAATGTCGGATGCTTAATCGCTTTAGCTGTTTTTTTCTTCGTTTTTGAATTTGATATCATCACATCATTGGTTCTTACGCTTGTGATGGGAGCTATTTTATTTCATTATCGGTCAAAAACAACCACTAAGAAGAACAAGCAGCCACTTGCTAAGGTATCTAGCCAAAAAGAGGAATTCTATCATTCTAAAGGCCTAACAAAAGATGAAATACAGCTATTCCGAAAAACGATGCATACAGCTAGAGAGCATATTTATGCTATTGAAAAGTCTACCAATAAGAGTAATAAAGTAAAGGCGATTGCTATACGTCATAATACGATTGCGATTATAAAAGACTTTTTTAAACATATTGTGGAACAGCCTAACCGTCTCCACGAGGTTAACCACTTCCTCTATACCTATTTACCTAATTTAAAGGAAATGACCGAATCTTATATTGAGATTGATGGTCATCTAGCAAAAACAAAAGAAACCTATCAGTCATTAGAGACTAGCTCGAAGACTATGGAAGATCTTTGCCAATTGATTACTAAAGATTATCTATCTTTCATGTCAAATGATATTGACGACTTAGATATGGAAGTGGAACTTGCTAATCATGTTCTGAACAGAGATAATAAAGAAAATGAACCATTAAGTGATGACTATTAG
- the ileS gene encoding isoleucine--tRNA ligase, giving the protein MKMKDTLLLGKTAFPMKANLPVREQEREKEWEEQQVYDKRQEKNAGKPTFVLHDGPPYANGAVHMGHALNKISKDFIVRSKSMSGFRSPYVPGWDTHGLPIEQALTNTGVNRKQMSLAEFRKLCEDYAWKQIDGQRTVFKRLGVTGEWDNPYVTLTPEYEEGEIRVFGKMAEKGYIYKGLKPIYWSPSSESSLAEAEIEYKDIKSASIYVSFPVKDGKGFLDTDTSFIIWTTTPWTLPANLGISVHADFNYSEIEADGRKFIVATDLLETVKNEIGWESVTTLREFKGAEMEYMTAQHPFYDRESLVMVGDHVTLEAGTGLVHTAPGHGDDDYIIGKKYGLDVLSPVDDRGCYTDEAPGFEGIFYDKANKMITELLEEKGQLLKLDFFEHSYPHDWRTKKPVIFRATPQWFASISKFRQDILDEIEKVDWIHPSGKVRIHNMIRDRGDWVISRQRVWGVPLPIFYAENGEAIITPETIDHVATLIGQEGSNVWFEREAKDLLPAGFTHPGSPNGLFTKETDIMDVWFDSGSSHESVLRNRENLTFPADMYLEGSDQYRGWFNSSLTTSVAINGEAPYKSVLSQGFVLDGEGRKMSKSLGNTILPEKVVKNMGADIIRLWVSSVDYESDVRVSDDILKQVSETYRKIRNTMRFLIGNTEDFNPAEHRVAYEDLRSVDKFMSIRLNQIIETCLKAYEDYRFSTIYQTIMNFCTVELSSFYLDFAKDVVYIERENDAVRRSMQTVFYDALVAITKLLTPIITHTTEEIWTYLKEEEEYAQLAELPEAVFAADKDEILEQWNSFMSLRQSILKSLEEARSEKVIGKSFEAHLNLFVSQEVKDLFESIDTDLAQLFIVSQVTLHDEADAENGMRVVVEHAHGETCDRCRIIKEEVGTIEAAPTLCSRCADIVINDFPEALTTEEEQ; this is encoded by the coding sequence ATGAAAATGAAAGATACTTTGCTATTGGGAAAAACTGCTTTTCCAATGAAAGCAAATTTACCGGTTCGCGAACAAGAACGTGAAAAAGAGTGGGAAGAACAACAGGTTTACGACAAACGTCAAGAAAAGAATGCTGGGAAACCAACATTTGTCTTACATGATGGCCCGCCATATGCCAATGGTGCTGTTCATATGGGACATGCCTTAAACAAAATCAGTAAAGATTTTATTGTTCGTTCAAAATCAATGTCTGGTTTCCGTTCACCTTATGTGCCAGGATGGGACACACATGGTTTACCGATTGAACAAGCCCTAACCAATACAGGTGTTAACCGTAAACAAATGAGTTTAGCAGAATTCCGAAAACTGTGTGAAGATTATGCATGGAAACAAATTGACGGTCAACGTACTGTTTTCAAACGTTTAGGTGTGACCGGTGAATGGGATAACCCATATGTGACTTTAACACCAGAATACGAAGAAGGCGAAATCCGTGTGTTTGGTAAAATGGCTGAGAAAGGCTACATCTACAAAGGTCTAAAGCCAATTTATTGGTCACCATCAAGTGAATCATCACTTGCAGAAGCTGAAATTGAATACAAAGATATTAAATCAGCTTCAATCTATGTGTCATTCCCAGTAAAAGACGGTAAAGGCTTTTTAGATACAGATACCTCATTTATTATCTGGACAACAACACCATGGACATTACCAGCAAACCTAGGTATCTCTGTTCATGCTGATTTCAATTATTCTGAAATTGAAGCTGATGGCCGTAAATTTATTGTAGCAACTGACCTGCTAGAAACCGTTAAAAACGAAATCGGTTGGGAATCAGTAACAACATTGAGAGAATTCAAAGGGGCAGAAATGGAATACATGACTGCTCAACACCCATTTTATGACCGTGAATCACTTGTCATGGTAGGAGACCACGTCACACTTGAAGCAGGTACTGGTTTAGTTCATACTGCGCCAGGACATGGTGATGATGACTACATTATCGGTAAAAAATATGGCTTAGATGTTCTATCACCAGTAGATGACCGTGGTTGCTATACTGATGAAGCGCCTGGTTTTGAAGGTATTTTTTACGATAAAGCAAACAAAATGATTACAGAATTATTGGAAGAAAAAGGACAGCTATTGAAACTAGATTTCTTTGAACATAGCTACCCACATGACTGGCGTACGAAGAAACCAGTTATTTTCCGTGCTACACCACAATGGTTTGCATCAATCAGTAAATTCCGTCAAGATATTCTTGATGAAATTGAAAAAGTAGACTGGATCCACCCATCAGGAAAAGTACGTATCCATAATATGATTCGTGACCGTGGCGACTGGGTAATCTCTCGTCAACGTGTTTGGGGTGTACCGCTACCTATTTTCTACGCAGAAAATGGTGAAGCTATTATTACACCAGAAACAATCGATCATGTCGCAACATTGATTGGTCAAGAAGGATCAAATGTGTGGTTTGAGCGTGAAGCGAAAGACTTATTGCCAGCAGGCTTTACACATCCAGGTAGCCCAAATGGTCTCTTTACTAAAGAAACAGATATTATGGACGTATGGTTTGATTCAGGTTCTTCTCATGAGTCAGTTTTACGTAACAGAGAGAACTTAACCTTCCCAGCAGATATGTATTTAGAAGGTTCTGACCAATACCGCGGATGGTTTAACTCTAGTTTAACAACGAGTGTTGCCATTAACGGTGAAGCACCTTATAAGAGTGTCTTATCACAAGGATTTGTTCTAGATGGTGAAGGCCGTAAAATGAGTAAATCACTTGGAAATACGATTTTACCTGAAAAAGTTGTTAAAAATATGGGAGCAGATATTATTCGTCTATGGGTTTCAAGTGTGGACTACGAATCAGACGTACGTGTCAGCGATGATATTTTAAAACAAGTATCAGAAACATACCGTAAAATCCGAAACACTATGCGTTTCTTGATCGGAAATACAGAAGACTTTAATCCAGCAGAACACCGTGTCGCTTATGAAGACTTACGTTCAGTTGATAAGTTTATGTCAATCCGTCTAAATCAAATTATTGAAACATGTCTAAAGGCTTATGAAGATTACCGTTTCTCAACAATCTATCAAACGATTATGAACTTCTGTACTGTTGAGTTATCATCATTCTACTTAGACTTTGCTAAAGATGTGGTCTATATTGAACGTGAAAACGATGCAGTGAGACGTTCTATGCAAACTGTTTTCTATGATGCTTTAGTAGCAATCACAAAACTGTTGACACCAATTATTACGCATACAACAGAGGAAATTTGGACATACTTGAAAGAAGAAGAAGAGTATGCACAATTAGCAGAATTACCTGAAGCTGTATTTGCAGCTGATAAAGATGAGATTCTTGAACAATGGAATAGCTTTATGTCATTACGTCAAAGCATCTTAAAATCACTAGAAGAAGCACGTAGCGAAAAAGTAATCGGTAAATCGTTTGAAGCTCATTTAAATCTATTTGTTTCACAAGAAGTAAAAGACTTATTTGAATCGATTGATACTGACTTAGCTCAACTATTTATCGTGTCTCAAGTGACTCTTCATGATGAAGCAGATGCTGAAAATGGTATGCGCGTTGTCGTTGAGCACGCTCATGGCGAAACTTGCGACCGTTGCCGTATCATTAAAGAAGAAGTAGGGACGATTGAAGCAGCGCCAACATTATGTAGCCGTTGTGCGGACATTGTTATTAATGATTTTCCAGAAGCATTAACAACTGAAGAAGAGCAATAA
- a CDS encoding GlsB/YeaQ/YmgE family stress response membrane protein — MGLIWTLIVGGVLGAIAGAIMGRDIPGGIIGNIIAGFLGSWLGTMLLGEWGPEIGGFFIVPALLGAVILIFLVSFILGRSKRN, encoded by the coding sequence ATGGGATTAATTTGGACGTTAATTGTCGGTGGTGTACTAGGTGCAATCGCTGGAGCAATCATGGGTAGAGATATACCTGGAGGCATTATTGGAAATATCATTGCTGGTTTCCTTGGTTCATGGCTAGGTACGATGTTATTAGGCGAATGGGGACCAGAAATTGGTGGATTCTTCATTGTACCTGCTTTGCTTGGGGCTGTCATTTTAATCTTCCTAGTATCATTCATTCTAGGACGATCAAAACGAAATTAG